Proteins from a single region of Allocatelliglobosispora scoriae:
- a CDS encoding DJ-1/PfpI family protein, producing MGGTPRTEEPPMHAQIVLFDGFDPLDVIAPFEVLAAGSDAVGGELVVELVTAEGPRAVVSGTRGLTLTATARLDPAKPGYVLVPGVSGPVVGDPDEGVATIPVLLARFGETDAVPLVREALRNPAVTVATVCGGSLALAMAGLIENRHAVTHVLGMEVLAATGVHTVSARVVDDGELISAAGVTSGLDLGLHILEREFGPRVAHAVETLFEYERRGTVWRDAGREPIDV from the coding sequence ATGGGTGGCACACCCCGAACCGAGGAGCCGCCCATGCACGCCCAGATCGTCCTGTTCGACGGCTTCGATCCGCTGGACGTGATCGCGCCCTTCGAGGTCCTCGCCGCCGGGAGCGACGCGGTCGGCGGTGAGCTCGTCGTGGAGCTCGTCACGGCCGAGGGTCCCCGAGCGGTCGTCAGCGGTACGCGGGGCCTCACCCTGACCGCGACCGCCCGCCTCGACCCCGCGAAACCCGGATACGTGCTGGTGCCGGGCGTCTCGGGTCCGGTCGTCGGCGACCCGGACGAGGGGGTGGCGACGATCCCGGTGCTGCTCGCCCGTTTCGGCGAGACCGACGCGGTGCCGCTGGTGCGGGAAGCCCTGCGGAACCCGGCGGTGACGGTGGCGACCGTCTGCGGGGGCTCCCTGGCGCTGGCGATGGCCGGGCTCATCGAGAACCGCCACGCGGTGACGCACGTGCTCGGGATGGAGGTGCTGGCGGCCACCGGCGTACACACCGTGTCCGCGCGGGTGGTCGACGACGGTGAGCTGATCAGCGCTGCCGGTGTGACCTCGGGCCTGGATCTGGGCCTGCACATCCTGGAGCGGGAGTTCGGGCCGAGGGTGGCCCACGCCGTCGAGACCCTCTTCGAGTACGAGCGCCGGGGCACCGTGTGGCGCGACGCGGGACGGGAGCCGATCGATGTCTGA
- a CDS encoding GlxA family transcriptional regulator, whose translation MHTVAVLALPDTIAFDLSTPIELFGRVRLPGWRPGYRVLVCAAEPVVTAGPLRLATDHGLDALARADTIVVPGRNDPASPTPAAVLGALREAMARGTRIASICVGAFTLGAAGLLDGRRATTHWAATERFRTAFPAVELDPDVLYVDSGQIITSAGATAGIDMCLHLIRRDHGAAVAADAARLAVAPLHRDGGQAQFILRARLDSAAAGLGQLLEWIEENAYRDLSLDDLASRAAMSIRTLNRRFREETGQTPMQWLNGVRIRQAQELLETTDHGVDRIAHQVGFTSPTNFRAQFKRISGVAPQAYRTTFRG comes from the coding sequence GTGCACACCGTGGCGGTCCTCGCCCTGCCGGACACCATCGCCTTCGACCTGAGCACGCCCATCGAGCTCTTCGGCCGGGTACGCCTGCCGGGCTGGCGTCCCGGCTACCGCGTCCTGGTCTGCGCGGCGGAGCCGGTCGTCACCGCCGGGCCGCTGCGGCTCGCCACCGACCACGGCCTCGACGCCCTGGCACGGGCCGACACCATCGTGGTGCCCGGCCGCAACGATCCGGCGTCGCCGACTCCCGCCGCCGTCCTCGGCGCCCTTCGCGAGGCGATGGCCCGGGGGACCAGGATCGCCTCCATCTGCGTCGGCGCCTTCACCCTCGGCGCGGCCGGGCTCCTCGACGGGCGGCGGGCGACCACCCACTGGGCGGCGACCGAGCGGTTCCGGACGGCCTTCCCGGCGGTGGAGCTCGACCCCGACGTGCTCTATGTCGACAGTGGACAGATCATCACGTCGGCCGGAGCGACGGCCGGGATCGACATGTGCCTGCACCTGATCCGGCGCGACCACGGTGCGGCGGTCGCCGCCGACGCCGCGCGGCTCGCCGTGGCGCCCCTGCACCGCGACGGCGGGCAGGCGCAGTTCATCCTGCGCGCCCGGCTGGACTCCGCCGCCGCCGGGCTGGGGCAGCTGCTGGAGTGGATCGAGGAGAACGCCTACCGCGACCTCAGCCTCGACGACCTGGCGAGCCGGGCGGCGATGAGCATCCGCACGCTGAACCGGCGGTTCCGCGAGGAGACCGGGCAGACGCCGATGCAGTGGCTCAACGGGGTGCGGATCCGCCAGGCGCAGGAGCTGCTGGAGACGACCGACCACGGCGTCGACCGCATCGCGCACCAGGTGGGCTTCACCTCGCCGACGAATTTCCGCGCCCAGTTCAAGCGGATCAGCGGCGTCGCACCCCAGGCGTACCGCACCACGTTCCGCGGCTGA